A window from Streptomyces sp. NBC_00335 encodes these proteins:
- a CDS encoding class I SAM-dependent methyltransferase — translation MEPERVAVADVPGSNHYDSFAEAYSAENENSLINAYYERPAMLALAGEVAGRRILDAGCGSGPLSAALRDRGAVVTGVDASAGMLALARRRLGEDASLHVADLRDRLPFPDGAFDDVVASLVLHYLEDWGPALAELRRVLRPGGRLIASVDHPFVAYTIQDPRPDYFASNSYSFDWTFGGRSVPMKFWRKPLHAMTDAFTTAGFRLSVLSEPQPDPAARELFPDGFRDLSSKTCFLFFVVEVPLPDAVR, via the coding sequence ATGGAACCTGAACGCGTAGCCGTAGCCGACGTGCCCGGGAGCAACCATTACGACAGCTTCGCCGAGGCCTACTCGGCGGAGAACGAGAACAGCCTCATCAACGCCTACTACGAGCGCCCCGCGATGCTGGCCCTCGCCGGAGAGGTGGCCGGCCGTCGGATCCTGGACGCGGGTTGCGGCTCGGGCCCCCTCAGCGCTGCCCTGCGCGACCGCGGCGCCGTCGTCACCGGCGTCGACGCCAGCGCCGGGATGCTGGCGCTGGCGAGGCGGCGGCTGGGTGAGGACGCCTCCCTGCACGTGGCCGACCTCCGTGACCGCCTGCCGTTCCCCGACGGTGCGTTCGACGATGTGGTCGCCTCGCTGGTGCTCCATTACCTGGAGGACTGGGGACCGGCACTGGCCGAATTGCGGCGTGTGCTCAGGCCCGGCGGCCGGCTGATCGCCTCGGTGGACCACCCGTTCGTCGCCTACACGATCCAGGACCCCCGGCCCGACTACTTCGCGAGCAACAGCTACAGCTTCGACTGGACGTTCGGCGGACGGTCCGTCCCGATGAAGTTCTGGCGCAAGCCCCTGCACGCGATGACCGATGCCTTCACCACCGCCGGATTCCGGCTTTCCGTCCTCAGCGAACCCCAGCCCGACCCGGCCGCCCGGGAGCTGTTCCCCGACGGCTTCCGTGACCTTTCGAGCAAAACCTGCTTCCTGTTCTTCGTCGTCGAGGTACCGCTGCCGGATGCGGTGCGTTGA
- a CDS encoding ADP-ribosylglycohydrolase family protein: MSSPPYSRSASAALDGLVTGDAFGDSWFTLSGENVEEQWAARGLRPAPWQWTDDSAMAFVLFAHLAAHGEVRPDLLAREFAAEYARDSGRKYGASMHEVLGRIGAGEDWRGVTAEQFGGQGSYGNGAAMRVAPLGAWFRGDPKEAAAQARLSASATHAHPEAAAGAVAVAVAAALAAASTGRDAPLRAEFLREVAGHVPGSEVGSGLRVAADLPSGTPVHRAASVLGSGWRISAPDTVPFALWSAAGHLDDLPEALWQTVGGWGDRDTTCAIAGGVVAARTGTGGVPADWLAAREAVPAWSGWTPEPPAP, encoded by the coding sequence ATGAGCAGCCCGCCGTACTCCCGATCCGCCTCCGCCGCCCTGGACGGGCTGGTGACGGGCGACGCCTTCGGCGACAGCTGGTTCACGCTCTCCGGCGAGAACGTCGAGGAGCAGTGGGCGGCGCGCGGGCTCAGGCCCGCCCCGTGGCAGTGGACGGACGACTCCGCCATGGCGTTCGTGCTCTTCGCCCACCTGGCGGCCCACGGAGAGGTCCGGCCGGACCTCCTGGCGCGGGAGTTCGCGGCCGAGTACGCGCGGGATTCGGGACGCAAGTACGGGGCGTCCATGCACGAGGTGCTGGGGCGGATCGGCGCGGGCGAGGACTGGCGGGGCGTCACCGCCGAGCAGTTCGGCGGGCAGGGTTCCTACGGCAACGGCGCCGCGATGCGGGTCGCACCGCTCGGCGCCTGGTTCCGGGGCGACCCGAAGGAAGCCGCCGCGCAGGCCCGGCTGTCGGCTTCGGCCACGCACGCCCACCCGGAGGCCGCCGCGGGCGCCGTCGCCGTGGCGGTGGCCGCCGCGCTGGCGGCGGCGAGCACGGGCCGGGACGCCCCGCTCCGCGCCGAGTTCCTCCGGGAGGTCGCCGGTCACGTACCGGGGAGCGAGGTCGGGTCCGGGCTGCGGGTGGCCGCGGACCTCCCCTCGGGTACGCCGGTGCACCGTGCCGCGTCCGTACTGGGCTCCGGGTGGCGGATCTCGGCGCCGGACACCGTGCCGTTCGCCCTGTGGTCCGCCGCGGGCCACTTGGACGACCTGCCGGAGGCCTTGTGGCAGACCGTCGGCGGCTGGGGCGACCGCGACACCACGTGCGCGATCGCGGGCGGGGTCGTCGCGGCCCGCACCGGCACCGGCGGCGTTCCCGCCGACTGGCTGGCGGCCCGCGAGGCCGTTCCGGCGTGGAGCGGGTGGACGCCCGAGCCGCCGGCTCCCTGA
- a CDS encoding VanZ family protein: protein MDHNASPSPPPRRPTRRVVLLGLAALVMASALYAVRMPLMMSAPRCMAWQWHGCFDTFNGVVLMTLVALPLAVLVAWALTRRRRAAGVDAGSAWRMSLAEVAMVHGTVPFVWMTMMPGSGAGIVPGRFSLVPVRDLLTMGPLGIGGNLLVFASLGFFAPMRWAALASVPRVLALGAGCSVLVETAQYVFRLDRVSSVDDVLVNAAGAALAAVASRRWWRTEAASSDRPSPALAPAG from the coding sequence ATGGACCACAACGCATCCCCGTCGCCGCCGCCCCGCCGCCCCACGCGCAGGGTCGTACTCCTCGGCCTGGCGGCCCTCGTCATGGCGAGCGCCCTGTACGCCGTGCGGATGCCGCTCATGATGTCCGCCCCGAGATGCATGGCCTGGCAGTGGCACGGCTGCTTCGACACGTTCAACGGCGTGGTGCTCATGACCCTCGTCGCCCTGCCCCTGGCCGTGCTGGTGGCGTGGGCCCTGACCCGCCGTCGGCGGGCCGCCGGCGTCGACGCCGGATCGGCGTGGCGGATGTCGCTGGCCGAGGTCGCCATGGTGCACGGGACGGTGCCGTTCGTGTGGATGACCATGATGCCGGGCTCCGGAGCCGGGATCGTCCCCGGCCGGTTCAGCCTGGTGCCGGTACGGGACCTGCTCACGATGGGGCCGCTCGGGATCGGCGGCAATCTGCTGGTCTTCGCCTCGCTGGGGTTCTTCGCCCCGATGCGGTGGGCGGCGCTGGCCTCCGTGCCGCGGGTCCTGGCCCTGGGTGCGGGCTGCTCGGTCCTGGTCGAAACCGCGCAGTACGTCTTCCGGCTGGACCGGGTCTCCTCCGTGGACGACGTCCTGGTCAACGCGGCCGGCGCCGCCCTGGCCGCAGTCGCCTCGCGCCGCTGGTGGCGCACCGAGGCGGCGTCGTCGGACCGGCCCAGCCCCGCACTGGCACCGGCGGGCTGA
- a CDS encoding substrate-binding domain-containing protein: MHAEERQQAILRRVREAGSMRVTDFAAELGVSVVTVRKDVEVLAERGLLARVHGGAMLPEDWAETAPVTAAPPAARATSASAAPGAGAGPGAGSASGRPLVLGLIVPSSAYYYPEVIKGAREAADALGVRLTLAVSTYDVETEKAQAARMVADGVDGLLLAPSAGDGKPGGQWYEELGVPVVLIERRPEQQASAAEHVGTDHGYGARLAVCHLLDTGRRRIALVMRGGTPTAPWIKKGYYAAMEEAGPEVAEHALFLDLAEFGAGDAVYEEVMAAFVEGVREGRVDAALVHPDHEAMVLMQRLRGASLAVPGDVALVSYDDEVASLADLPLSAVAPSKHEVGVTGVELLVRRLREPGRPRRRIAILPELRVRASSEA, translated from the coding sequence GTGCACGCAGAGGAACGACAGCAGGCGATCCTGCGACGGGTCCGCGAAGCGGGATCCATGCGCGTCACGGACTTCGCGGCCGAGCTCGGCGTGTCCGTGGTGACGGTCCGCAAGGACGTCGAAGTCCTCGCGGAGCGCGGTCTGCTGGCCCGGGTGCACGGCGGCGCGATGCTGCCCGAGGACTGGGCGGAGACCGCCCCCGTGACCGCCGCCCCGCCGGCGGCCCGCGCGACCTCGGCCTCGGCCGCTCCCGGAGCCGGGGCCGGGCCCGGAGCGGGCAGCGCTTCCGGCCGGCCGCTGGTCCTCGGGCTGATCGTGCCGTCCTCCGCCTATTACTACCCCGAGGTGATCAAGGGGGCCCGGGAGGCGGCGGACGCCCTGGGGGTCCGGCTGACCCTCGCCGTGTCCACGTACGACGTGGAGACCGAGAAGGCGCAGGCCGCGCGCATGGTCGCGGACGGCGTCGACGGGCTGCTGCTTGCGCCCTCCGCCGGCGACGGCAAGCCGGGCGGCCAGTGGTACGAGGAGCTGGGCGTGCCGGTCGTGCTCATCGAGCGCCGCCCCGAACAGCAGGCCTCCGCCGCCGAGCACGTCGGCACGGACCACGGGTACGGAGCCAGGCTGGCGGTGTGCCACCTCCTGGACACGGGGCGCCGCAGGATCGCCCTGGTGATGCGCGGCGGGACCCCCACCGCACCCTGGATCAAGAAGGGCTACTACGCGGCCATGGAAGAGGCCGGTCCCGAGGTCGCCGAGCACGCGCTCTTCCTCGACCTCGCGGAGTTCGGGGCGGGTGACGCCGTCTACGAAGAGGTGATGGCCGCCTTCGTGGAGGGGGTGCGCGAGGGTCGCGTAGACGCCGCCCTGGTCCATCCCGACCACGAGGCCATGGTGCTGATGCAGCGGCTGCGCGGTGCCTCGCTGGCCGTGCCGGGCGATGTCGCGCTGGTCTCGTACGACGACGAGGTGGCCTCCCTGGCGGACCTGCCGCTGAGCGCGGTGGCGCCCTCGAAGCACGAAGTCGGGGTCACGGGAGTCGAGTTGCTCGTACGACGGCTGCGCGAGCCGGGCCGGCCCAGACGGCGGATCGCCATCCTCCCCGAGCTGAGGGTGCGTGCCTCCAGCGAGGCCTAA
- a CDS encoding ribonuclease H family protein: MSDRIIAACDGAAKGNPGPAAWAWVIADVHGHPERWEAGPLGRATNNVGELTALQRLLEAVAPGTAVQVRMDSQYAMKAVTQWLPAWKRNGWKTAAGKPVANRELVESIDALLTDRDVEFRYVPAHREDGDHLNAIADQAASDAAVSQEPAGTALGHASMPVPAPARSTPARSTSARRPAGAGSAKSATAAKSATAGRAGVTIKAKFPGTCPCGKQYAAGEKISKLGSRWGHPDCGGTDAE, from the coding sequence ATGTCTGATCGCATCATCGCCGCCTGCGACGGGGCGGCCAAGGGAAATCCCGGGCCGGCCGCATGGGCCTGGGTCATCGCCGACGTCCACGGGCACCCCGAGCGCTGGGAAGCCGGTCCGCTGGGCCGGGCCACCAACAACGTCGGTGAACTGACCGCTCTGCAGAGGCTGCTGGAGGCCGTGGCCCCCGGCACGGCCGTGCAGGTGCGGATGGACTCCCAGTACGCCATGAAGGCCGTGACCCAGTGGCTCCCGGCCTGGAAGCGCAACGGCTGGAAGACGGCCGCGGGCAAGCCGGTGGCCAACCGCGAGCTCGTCGAAAGCATCGACGCCCTGCTGACCGACCGGGACGTGGAGTTCCGCTACGTCCCCGCGCACCGCGAGGACGGCGACCACCTCAACGCGATCGCCGACCAGGCTGCCAGCGACGCGGCCGTCAGCCAGGAGCCGGCCGGCACCGCGCTGGGCCATGCCTCCATGCCCGTCCCGGCGCCGGCCCGCAGCACTCCGGCCCGCAGCACCTCCGCTCGCCGTCCGGCCGGAGCCGGGTCGGCGAAGAGCGCGACGGCCGCCAAGAGCGCGACCGCCGGCCGGGCCGGGGTGACCATCAAGGCCAAGTTCCCCGGCACCTGCCCCTGCGGGAAGCAGTACGCGGCGGGGGAGAAGATCAGCAAGCTCGGTTCGCGCTGGGGCCACCCCGACTGCGGTGGAACCGACGCCGAGTAG
- a CDS encoding MmpS family transport accessory protein, producing MRKSSPTTRSALALAGLALAVAGCSAGTADKAVEQVDKAVNETYEVTYEVTGKTVDSISFHDGGGTATAPNLATAEQPGATWTKTVTLRGIMPAAVSPSSADNTADLTCKVIYKGKVIKEATGEAATAGGCVAVSPITAR from the coding sequence ATGCGCAAATCTTCCCCCACCACACGCTCCGCCCTCGCCCTGGCCGGCCTGGCGCTCGCCGTCGCCGGCTGCTCCGCCGGTACGGCCGACAAGGCCGTGGAGCAGGTCGACAAGGCCGTGAACGAGACCTACGAGGTCACCTACGAGGTCACCGGCAAGACCGTCGACTCGATCTCCTTCCACGACGGAGGCGGCACGGCGACGGCGCCGAACCTGGCGACCGCCGAGCAGCCGGGCGCCACGTGGACCAAGACGGTCACCCTGCGCGGCATCATGCCCGCGGCCGTGTCCCCCAGCTCGGCCGACAACACCGCCGACCTCACCTGCAAGGTCATCTACAAGGGCAAGGTCATCAAGGAGGCCACGGGCGAAGCGGCGACGGCCGGCGGCTGCGTCGCGGTGTCCCCGATCACCGCCCGGTAA
- a CDS encoding response regulator transcription factor: protein MRVLIVEDEPYLAEAVRDGLRLEAIAADIAGDGDSALELLAVNSYDLAILDRDIPGPSGDEVARRIIASGSGIPILMLTAADRIDDKASGFGLGADDYLTKPFELRELVLRLRALDRRRAYARPPVRELAGLRLDPFRREVFRDGRYVALTRKQFAVLEVLVAAEGGVVSAEDLLERAWDENADPLTNAVRITVSALRKRLGEPWIIATVPGVGYRMDTAPEAGPEEANRGTGRGLGRGVDRG from the coding sequence ATGCGCGTACTGATCGTCGAGGACGAGCCCTACCTGGCCGAGGCCGTCCGTGACGGTCTGCGGCTGGAGGCGATCGCGGCCGACATCGCCGGCGACGGCGACTCCGCCCTGGAACTGCTGGCCGTCAACTCCTACGACCTCGCGATCCTCGACCGCGACATCCCCGGCCCCTCCGGCGACGAGGTCGCCCGCCGCATCATCGCCTCCGGCAGCGGCATCCCGATCCTCATGCTCACCGCTGCCGACCGGATCGACGACAAGGCTTCCGGGTTCGGACTCGGCGCCGACGACTACCTCACCAAGCCCTTCGAGCTGCGGGAGCTCGTCCTGCGGCTGCGGGCGCTCGACCGCAGGCGCGCGTACGCCCGGCCCCCGGTCCGCGAGCTCGCGGGCCTGCGGCTCGACCCCTTCCGCCGGGAGGTCTTCCGCGACGGCCGCTACGTGGCGCTCACCCGCAAGCAGTTCGCCGTGCTGGAAGTCCTCGTCGCCGCCGAGGGCGGGGTCGTCAGCGCCGAGGACCTGCTGGAGCGGGCCTGGGACGAGAACGCCGACCCCCTCACCAACGCCGTCCGCATCACCGTGTCCGCCCTGCGCAAACGGCTCGGCGAACCGTGGATCATCGCCACGGTGCCCGGCGTCGGCTACCGCATGGACACGGCGCCGGAGGCCGGACCCGAGGAGGCAAACCGGGGAACAGGCCGGGGACTGGGCCGTGGGGTGGACCGTGGATAG
- a CDS encoding MMPL family transporter encodes MIAAWLLLLVGAMSGSRLAAPVYSDQISLPSTQSRTGADLLAASAPGVGDPNGRVVFHVDSGSLAGHRQALDESAARLARMPHVTAASPVVTSADGRTAYTTVSFDRQVKTLGHAYTGTLDTATAAARASGVEVAYGGDLNQVVRPPADDRAREAAGVLVALLILLLAFGSVAAALLPLLTAVVSVGVGLGVVGIVAGVISFATAAPTLATMIGLGVGIDYALFLTTRFRQDLLDGRDPVDAAGRTAATSGRAVAVAAVTVAVAMLSLYTCGLTFIGRMGLAATIVVVVTGAAALTLVPAALGLVGRRIDRFALRRPVAETSGDHDGWHRYAALVARHPWRFLTAGTLLLALCAVPLFSLRLGHVDDGADRAGSTTRTAYDWISEGRGPGFGPGANGPFVLVADLHEATVPADRIAAGLTAALRDTTGMAGFTPLAPSPDGRLLISTVTPATGPQSAGTGSLFTTLTTATLPDALNGTGAEGYLTGSTAGQLDFRDTVKDRLPLIIAIVLAAALVLLTFVFRSVVVPLKAVALNLFTTAASYGVLVAVFQWGWGSGLIGVSEPVPIESFVPMMMFAIVFGLSMDYEIFLLSAIAGAWHRTGDNALAVGTGLAATGRVISSAALIMTAVFLSFAASPTVVVKMLAVGLAVSVVLDATVVRLVLVPAAMFLMGRANWWLPPFLDRLLPRPHTGERPEPSPEPGAAGARRAAAAPASAAAPASTVGTGSGRGEA; translated from the coding sequence GTGATCGCGGCCTGGCTCTTGCTGCTGGTCGGCGCGATGTCCGGCAGCCGGCTCGCCGCCCCGGTCTACAGCGACCAGATCAGCCTCCCCAGCACGCAGTCCCGTACCGGCGCCGATCTGCTGGCCGCGTCCGCCCCCGGCGTGGGGGACCCCAACGGCCGCGTGGTCTTCCACGTGGACTCCGGCTCCCTGGCCGGACACCGCCAGGCCCTCGACGAGAGCGCGGCCCGCCTCGCGCGGATGCCCCACGTCACCGCCGCGTCCCCGGTCGTCACCAGCGCGGACGGCCGTACCGCCTACACCACGGTGTCCTTCGACCGGCAGGTCAAAACCCTGGGGCACGCCTACACCGGCACCCTCGACACGGCCACCGCCGCGGCCCGCGCCTCGGGCGTGGAGGTCGCGTACGGCGGGGACCTGAATCAGGTCGTCCGGCCGCCGGCCGACGACAGGGCCCGCGAGGCGGCCGGGGTCCTCGTGGCGCTGCTGATCCTGCTGCTCGCCTTCGGCAGCGTCGCCGCCGCCCTGCTGCCCCTGCTCACGGCGGTCGTCAGCGTCGGGGTGGGCCTCGGCGTCGTCGGCATCGTGGCGGGCGTCATCAGCTTCGCGACCGCCGCGCCCACCCTGGCCACCATGATCGGCCTCGGCGTCGGCATCGACTACGCCCTCTTCCTCACCACCCGCTTCCGCCAAGACCTCCTCGACGGCCGCGACCCCGTCGACGCGGCCGGCCGTACCGCCGCCACCAGCGGGCGGGCCGTCGCGGTGGCCGCCGTCACCGTCGCGGTGGCCATGCTGAGCCTGTACACCTGCGGACTGACCTTCATCGGCCGGATGGGGCTGGCCGCCACCATCGTCGTGGTCGTCACCGGGGCGGCAGCCCTGACCCTCGTGCCGGCCGCCCTGGGCCTGGTGGGGCGCCGGATCGACCGGTTCGCCCTGCGCCGCCCGGTCGCCGAGACCTCGGGCGACCACGACGGCTGGCACCGCTACGCCGCCTTGGTCGCCCGGCACCCGTGGAGGTTCCTGACCGCGGGCACCCTGCTGCTCGCGCTGTGCGCCGTACCGCTGTTCTCGCTGCGGCTCGGCCACGTCGACGACGGCGCCGACCGGGCGGGCAGCACCACGCGCACGGCCTACGACTGGATCTCCGAGGGCCGGGGACCCGGCTTCGGCCCCGGGGCCAACGGCCCCTTCGTCCTGGTGGCCGACCTCCACGAAGCCACCGTCCCGGCCGACCGGATCGCCGCCGGACTCACCGCGGCCCTGCGGGACACCACCGGGATGGCCGGGTTCACCCCGCTCGCTCCGAGCCCCGACGGCCGCCTGCTCATCTCGACCGTCACCCCGGCCACCGGGCCGCAGAGCGCCGGAACGGGCAGCCTGTTCACGACGCTGACCACCGCCACCCTGCCCGACGCACTGAACGGCACCGGCGCGGAGGGCTACCTCACCGGATCCACCGCCGGCCAACTGGACTTCCGCGACACCGTCAAGGACCGGCTGCCGCTCATCATCGCCATCGTGCTGGCCGCCGCGCTCGTACTGCTGACCTTCGTGTTCCGCAGCGTGGTGGTCCCCCTCAAGGCGGTCGCGCTGAACCTGTTCACCACCGCCGCGTCCTACGGGGTCCTCGTCGCGGTGTTCCAGTGGGGCTGGGGGAGCGGGCTGATCGGGGTGTCGGAGCCCGTACCCATCGAGTCGTTCGTCCCGATGATGATGTTCGCGATCGTCTTCGGCCTGTCGATGGACTACGAGATCTTCCTGCTCTCCGCCATCGCCGGCGCCTGGCACCGCACCGGCGACAACGCCCTCGCCGTCGGCACGGGCCTGGCGGCCACCGGCCGGGTCATCTCCAGTGCGGCGCTCATCATGACCGCCGTCTTCCTGTCCTTCGCGGCCTCGCCGACCGTCGTGGTCAAGATGCTCGCGGTGGGCCTGGCGGTGAGCGTGGTCCTGGACGCGACGGTGGTGCGACTGGTGCTGGTCCCGGCGGCGATGTTCCTGATGGGCCGGGCCAACTGGTGGCTGCCGCCCTTCCTGGACCGGCTCCTGCCGCGGCCGCACACCGGGGAGCGGCCGGAGCCGTCGCCGGAGCCGGGCGCGGCCGGTGCTCGGCGTGCGGCCGCTGCCCCGGCATCGGCCGCGGCCCCGGCATCCACCGTGGGCACGGGCAGCGGTCGGGGTGAGGCATGA
- a CDS encoding sensor histidine kinase gives MDRAPGLSVRTKLTLSYAGFLMVAGVLLLAAVWLFLLRYVPDRALVVSADMPTPGVFPIRSNLLRVFAPRAAAVLAFLLVLGLVGGWILAGRMLAPLTRITDAARTAGNRSLSHRIRLRGRRDEFRELSDAFDSMLDQLESHVAEQQRFAANASHELRTPLAISRALLDVARKDPTRDRGELIERLHSVNTRAIDLTEALLLLSHGDRADFAREGVDLSLLAEEAAETLLPLAEQRHITLDVTGGPARTDGSAELLLRMVTNLVQNAVVHNLPTGGTVTVHTEELGDRSVLRVENTGPLLPPELVPTLTEPFRRATDRVRTDEHAGVGLGLAIVDSIVRAHAGTLDLTPGPTGGLLVTVRLPGTR, from the coding sequence GTGGATAGGGCGCCCGGCTTGAGCGTTCGCACCAAACTCACCCTCAGCTACGCCGGATTCCTCATGGTCGCCGGCGTCCTGCTGCTCGCTGCGGTGTGGCTGTTCCTCCTGCGGTACGTCCCCGACCGGGCGCTCGTCGTCTCCGCCGACATGCCCACACCCGGTGTCTTTCCCATCCGGTCCAACCTCCTGCGCGTCTTCGCTCCGAGGGCGGCCGCGGTACTGGCGTTCCTGCTGGTGCTCGGCCTCGTCGGAGGGTGGATCCTCGCCGGCCGGATGCTCGCACCGCTCACCCGGATCACGGACGCGGCGCGGACGGCCGGGAACCGCTCCCTGTCCCACCGGATCCGCCTGCGGGGCCGCCGGGACGAGTTCCGCGAACTCTCCGACGCGTTCGACTCGATGCTCGACCAGCTGGAGTCCCACGTGGCCGAGCAGCAGAGGTTCGCCGCGAACGCCTCCCACGAGCTGCGCACCCCGCTGGCCATCTCGAGGGCGCTCCTCGACGTCGCCCGCAAGGACCCGACGCGGGACCGGGGCGAGCTCATCGAACGCCTGCACTCCGTCAATACGCGGGCGATCGACCTCACCGAGGCCCTCCTGCTGCTCAGCCACGGCGACCGCGCGGACTTCGCCCGCGAGGGCGTCGACCTCTCGCTCCTCGCCGAGGAAGCCGCCGAAACCCTGCTTCCCCTCGCCGAGCAGCGCCACATCACCCTCGACGTCACCGGCGGGCCGGCCCGGACCGACGGCTCCGCGGAGCTGCTGCTGCGGATGGTGACGAACCTCGTCCAGAACGCCGTCGTCCACAACCTCCCCACCGGCGGGACCGTGACGGTCCACACCGAGGAGCTCGGTGACAGGAGCGTGCTGCGGGTCGAGAACACGGGCCCTCTGCTCCCACCGGAACTGGTCCCGACGCTCACCGAACCCTTCCGGCGCGCGACGGACCGCGTACGCACCGACGAACACGCCGGTGTCGGCCTCGGCCTGGCGATCGTGGACAGCATCGTCCGCGCCCACGCCGGAACCCTCGACCTGACCCCCGGCCCCACCGGCGGCCTCCTCGTCACGGTGCGACTCCCCGGCACGCGGTAG
- a CDS encoding TetR/AcrR family transcriptional regulator produces MNQDPDTPLSVPASTPDTEPEPELEPEHGLRERKKERTRKLLREGAAALFAEHGFAGTTVADIAACANVSERTFFRYFESKEALLLPDSVDLFTYIEAELARRPPQEDPLDAVCNALIAAAAPFAASSLTALTHSVAIAGDERVVAAQLVQLFADFENRLTLMVLDRLPAETPDADLRAGVIAGAALSAVRAVLRTQRRRRANGTLTVTPPSALLLEAFGMLKQIGSAAP; encoded by the coding sequence GTGAACCAAGATCCGGACACGCCCCTCTCCGTACCCGCGTCCACGCCCGACACCGAGCCGGAGCCGGAGCTCGAGCCGGAGCACGGTCTGCGCGAGCGGAAGAAGGAGCGGACCCGCAAGCTGCTGCGCGAGGGCGCCGCCGCGCTGTTCGCCGAACACGGCTTCGCGGGCACCACGGTCGCGGACATCGCCGCCTGCGCGAACGTGTCCGAACGGACCTTCTTCCGCTACTTCGAGAGCAAGGAAGCCCTGCTCCTGCCCGACAGCGTCGACCTGTTCACGTACATCGAGGCCGAACTGGCCCGGCGCCCACCGCAAGAGGACCCGCTCGACGCGGTCTGCAACGCCCTGATCGCCGCGGCGGCCCCGTTCGCCGCGTCCAGCCTCACCGCCCTGACCCACTCCGTGGCCATCGCGGGCGACGAGCGCGTCGTGGCCGCCCAACTCGTCCAGCTCTTCGCCGATTTCGAGAACCGGCTCACGCTCATGGTGCTGGACCGGCTCCCCGCCGAAACCCCCGACGCCGACCTGCGTGCCGGGGTGATCGCGGGCGCCGCCCTGTCCGCCGTCCGCGCCGTCCTGCGCACCCAGCGCCGGCGCCGCGCGAACGGCACCCTCACCGTCACCCCGCCCTCCGCGCTCCTGCTGGAGGCCTTCGGAATGCTGAAGCAGATCGGATCCGCCGCACCATGA
- a CDS encoding LmeA family phospholipid-binding protein: MKLRRTPVLVAAGMAAALGGVFVADAVVENAAQDRIARAAGCRLQARGPVSAELSGAFAGLRALTGRLGSVHLAAEGVRRADTDMDIKADLYDVTRDGGISGGRATATIPYEALQKRLADSEEAAAGAEGLTVGGDAKGLTLTGTVGGLGLPITVRASTSATATGLTITPTTVTVLGREVPIATVSGLPGAAGLAERLAPRTVDVGDLPEGVSLTGARTTGAGLTLDASLSKSATSDADGKDCKVA, encoded by the coding sequence ATGAAGCTCCGACGCACCCCCGTCCTCGTCGCCGCCGGAATGGCCGCCGCCCTCGGCGGCGTCTTCGTGGCCGACGCCGTGGTCGAGAACGCCGCCCAGGACCGCATCGCACGGGCGGCGGGCTGCCGCCTTCAGGCCCGCGGACCCGTCAGCGCCGAGCTCTCCGGCGCCTTCGCCGGACTCCGCGCGCTGACCGGCCGGCTGGGCTCCGTACACCTGGCGGCCGAGGGCGTGCGCCGCGCCGACACCGACATGGACATCAAGGCCGACCTGTACGACGTCACGCGCGACGGCGGCATCAGCGGCGGCCGGGCGACGGCCACCATCCCCTACGAGGCCCTGCAGAAGCGCCTCGCCGACTCGGAGGAAGCCGCAGCGGGCGCCGAGGGGCTGACGGTGGGCGGCGACGCGAAGGGACTCACCCTCACCGGGACCGTGGGCGGCCTCGGCCTCCCCATCACCGTGCGCGCCAGCACCAGCGCCACGGCGACCGGCCTCACGATCACCCCGACGACGGTCACCGTGCTGGGCCGCGAAGTACCGATAGCCACCGTCAGCGGACTGCCGGGCGCGGCCGGCCTGGCCGAGCGGCTCGCGCCCCGGACCGTGGACGTCGGGGACCTGCCCGAGGGAGTCAGCCTCACCGGTGCCCGGACCACCGGCGCGGGCCTCACCCTGGACGCCTCGCTCTCGAAGTCCGCCACGTCGGACGCCGACGGGAAGGACTGCAAGGTGGCGTAG